The genomic interval ttaaccaaattttATCTGATTGAAATGAATTGACTCGGGTGCCGGATTCTGTTCCTGTGAACCAGCCCAGAGACTCAAGTTGCAGTAGAAATCGAACCCAGGTCGATGAGTATTTAAACTGTCCCCTTTACCCAAATTTGCTCTAAAACATGGGGGACATAtgcaatgtaatatatatagtgtatatctaatgtattatatactgtatgtcatataGTGGAACTAGAGATAGATATAACTGATGTTATTCTTCTGACAGGCCCCTGTATCAGTTCTACAGGAATCTTCAAATTTTTCTTTTTGCTATCGACCAGCTAAACAAGGACCCAGCATTCTTGCCCAATATGACTCTGGGGTATCACATTTACGACTCGTGTTCCGATCCTCGAAAAGCAATCAAAAATGTATTACAGATGTTATCAGGACCCGGGGCAACCGTCCCTAACTATTCCTGCAGACAGAACTGGAGATTAGCTGGGTTTATTGGGGACCAGAGCTCAACCACAACTTTACCCATATCCCTACTATTGGCAGCGTATAGCTATCCGGTGGTGAGTAAAGAGCCATAAGCTTCATGTAACAAGGATCAATTGGAAGGAGgctcatgtaaaaaaaattctgttaaagGGTAGTTCTACTTGATAGATATCTGGTGGTGAGTATGATGACCGTTGAATACTAAGCTTGTCTATGTTGAGGGTAATAAGTGTGAATGGTGTTTTTATGGAAAAGTCTTGAAATGAAAGAATATTTTACACCTACCTGAAGGACCCAACGGGCGACTACTAAGGCCagatattttgttgcagatttttttgcatttgtttgagCCAAAATTAGGACTGGATTGAGCAAAGAGGTAGAAGTATGGCCAGGTTCACGCTCGTGCACGGTTTCTGTTCTTGTCCACCTAGCCACCTAGCCacggaaacctgcaaaccccatagactataatggggtgtgcctTGTTTCTGCAGATTTTACAGTGGGGCTTCCACAAGGGTTCTGCAAATGTAACCAAAATCTCAGGCGGAATCGCctgaacgttagtgtgaaccaagctttctatatatttcccattccatgtggactcattcttggctttggcgcaataaaaaaaacacaaaaaaatctaaaacataaaacaaatctGATCATTTATTAACAGCCAGATTACATCCACCGCCAGATCAAAATCCGGCACCAAAAAAGATTAAATCTTGTTTGCGAAATTGATCATTTTTGGTCAGGGTTGAACAGAAAAAATTGATCAATGACTGGTTTAGAATGATTACTCATCGCATTATTtctgaatacattttttttgtctatCTAACCGGTGTTGGATTGAGGTTTTTTGGGGTCCTCTCTCCAACAATCCATAGAGATATACTGTAGTAACCTTCAAATTTGGGAGTCTTCTTCTGGactataagggcccgttcacactggCACAgaaggggtggattatggcgcgtaacccaagtcataatccgccccctcacaatggtggtctatggagaccgccaggctacttttttccgtgagcggcagaaaaaagaagcgggctgacCTTTCCTCAGGTGGCTTCCGCGGCTCGGCAACCTCTGGAGTTGGCCCATTCGTTTtagcctgctccggagggggaagccgcgactgtcagaaacCGTGACAGTCGGGTCAAGACCCGCCTGCCACGagagtcactctcggtgccaaaacctgctataccgccccccgtgtgaacttagccttactgtgTTAGAGCATGGGCCCATCAggggatcctctggtactctgatgGGCCAGTCCGACACTGCATATAAGCTAACGCACCTCACTTCTCCGATATATCTTCACTCCCAATAGATCAGTTACGGAGCTACAGACTTGCTCTTGGGTGACCGAAattattttccccattttttcCGGACAATTCAAAATGATTACCAAATTTTTCATAATTTATGTAAACTTCTCAAGCACTTCGGATGGAACTGGATTGGAATCATCACATCTAGTAATGAAAGCGGAGAGAGAGAATCCACTTTGTTGACTCGATTTCTGACGTACTATCAGATTTGTATAGCTTTTATCATCCCAAATACTGTGAAAACTTCACTGAATACGTTTGCTGGTTATGAAGTGATTAATACATTTTCAGTGAAGGTGATTATACTTTGCGGGACCTACCATGATCTCGTGTTCGAACCTGCCTTAGGCAAATGGCTCCATAATGTCACAATGATCTTAACTCCTTCCTGGGAGCTTAATATTGTCCTCATTGAGAAGTATCCAGAGATCTTCAATGGAAGTTTGACCCTGGGTGCGTTCTCAAAGCACAGTAGAACACTCAAGCACTTCATTGATGGCTTCTACCCTCTAAACTATCCAGAAGATACGGTCCTTGAGAATTTATGGATGACAGAATACCACTGTGCATCGGGGAAAAAAGCAAAAGATAGAGTGTTTGAAAATATTTATGCAATATCCCTTCACAATTGTACAGGACGGGAACGTATGAAGGATACTTGGAATTATCAGCATGATAAAATTTTTGATCCGGTATTCAATGCAGTGTTCTTTATGGTCAACGCCCTGCATCTAATACACAATACACAAGTCAACCGGTCAAGAACAGACTCATCCTATCGATTCCAGGTGAATAAAAGTGACGTAGACATTTGGTTGGCTGCATACGATGGGCGTCGAGTCTCATTTTTGAGGTTATATTATAGGGGACGTTTTAGCGTAAATGATTGTGTATGGAAATTTATTCTCGTCCATAGATTTTAGCAGAATTTACATTACTCTTTCCTTCTCTCTGAGCCCAGTCCACCATGACAATGCCCAACATGTCTGTCCACACAAGATTCCTGTCATTCCCATCTCCTgttggttccccccccccccatattgtaATAATACCCCCTTTTGTGTTACAGACTCCACCCCCGTTTTGAAAAATGGCACATTCCATTTAAAGGATTTTAATGATTTGATACAACTTTGCAACTGTTAGGAATTTTGCGCAATGATTCACAAATTCACTAatgttaagggctcattcacacgggcatagagggggcggattatggcgcgtaatccacgtcataatctgctccctcacaatggtggtctatggagaccgtcaggctactttcttcaggcagattccacgccTCATTGAGCCGCAGCGTCCTCCTAGTGAGAGCAGCCTCTGGAGttgacccattcctttgagccgcaacagtcatggcaggcgggttttgagtgCCGGGTCTCTCGTTGCCAAAATCAGCcataccgcccccccccccccccccgtgtgaacttagcctaaaagggttgaATCCACTTCAATTCTGTCCACCCATGATCCCATGATGGGCGGATGGATGTAGGTGCATCTGCCTTGTCTAGAgtacttatatatatattatatatttcttaaTCCCAAGGTACGTCATGCTTTGAAACATCTGAATTTGTTTGGTAATCTCATTTTCTCGGTGTATGGAGAAATTGAACAAGTTTACCAAATTCATAATCACGTTATAGTTAACAAAACATTGTTCTCGAATATTGTTGGCTACGTTTCACCTGAAATTTCAGATACGCCGGACATGCCAAACTTCTATATCAACGAAAGTTTAATAAAGTGGAAAACCATCAACAATGAGGTAATATGTTATATCAGTCCATTGTGTGACAAGCGCATTACAAATGTTCTGGAGGCTTTTCACTCAAGAGATGGGCATTTGCTAAACTATGGCTCCATTATTCCACCAGAACAGTTTCTGATAGGATagtcacaattagagatgggcaaattgtTTTGCAACAAACAGTTCCAAAAGGTTCAGGTTTGTCTGAAGCTAGggctgagccaatcttgagatttcaggatccattataaaattcgatcattttccaaccgatcccgatcatgaaatttgctcgatcgcagttccgatcttttccgatcctgatcgctcaaccctatccaaagcccaaaattttgggggttcatcaccaaaaatgaaattattatactcaggtctTTTTAGAGGTGTAAAAAAAGAAACAGTTATTTTCACCTTAATGCTTTTTCTGGGCAGCGTTCTTGGATATCAGCTGCTCCTCTTCCAGGCTTCCAGATAGTGTCACGCACACGGAGTTACCGCTTATTGGACCTTAGTGGTCACAAGATGCTTGGCGTGCCACATGTGACCATTAAGgccactaaggcccaatcacaggcctcagcagggacCCATGGTGCATGACGTCACCAGAAACTTGGAAGGGGACTTTGAGATAGCTAAGGCTGCCCCAAAGAGGTAAAGGAATGTGggtataattatttatttttttccaccctgggcctccacctattacaccTTATGGTCTGAAGAAactccagagtatattaattTCACTTCCGATTTTATCCGAACTCATTTGACCCAAAATTAATCTTTGAGCCGAACAAGCCAAATATGAACTGAAGCAAATCTTTAGATGTGAACTAAAGTGTTTTACCCAAGTGTTTTAtactttatctatcttgctccatTTGTCAGATACTGTCGATTGTGTCTCCTCAATGCTTACAGTTCAttgcctaggtttcagaccacctctgctatctagcGGCAGTGGCCAGGCTGGTGACTTCAGTCCTTGTTCCAGCCCATCTCTATTGTCTCcattgtgattgacagctgatGGAGCTGATGGGGTCTTCTGTCTTATCCCTTTAAGAGCTCAAATGCCCTTATGCTCATATGCCAAAAACTTGATCAACGGGGGTTGGTATAGGTCATATAACCTAGTGTAATCATAGTAGGTTTACCTTGATTCCTGTACATAAGGGCttatagacacaatggtctggcgTAGACCTAATTGACTTTTattgagttttctaggcatgctctgtgacctgtgcatacACATGATAGCTGTGGTCATCAGGGTGCTGAAAAGTGAATGACAAATTGTCTCTTACATTTAGATACCAAAGGCCCAATGTACAAAAAGTTGTGAACCAGGAAGTAGGAAAGTCGCCGGCAAGTCAATATATTATTGTTGCTATGAGTGTATTCAGTGTTCTGAAGGAGAAATATCCAACAAGTCTGGTAGGCATTTTGTTATCATTAAATGTAGTAGTAGTTGTCCATACAGATATGGCTGTAAAGTTTAACGTGACCCAATGTTaacttaaccctttcattgtatttttttgtCTTCTCCAATAAGATATCACTCTGGagtagcaatatatatatatatactaccatGTGcctacgacttcgtctgcgggttgcaTGTGGCGCTGAGCTGCTGTTATGTAGCAAAGTCATGGTGGTTATGATCTGCTGCACTTCTTATGCCATTGGGCCCCGTCCCCATTTCCCGCTTTGCCCCTCCTCCCATGCGCACCTGGGCTCTTTCAACCCCCGAAAGCCCTCCTGCATACCTGACCCCTTCCCCCACGCACTCACTCCCGTGCCCATGTGCCTTACCCCCCGCATGTCTGCCCGCACCTATGGCCCCCCTTCCCTTGCGGTGCAACCGCAGCCACCCCTCCCGCTcatgggctccccccccccccccgtgcaccAGCAGCCCTTCCGACCCATACCACCACCACCCCCTCAACCCCCCCCCCTAAATCCGCCACCaccaccccaaaccacccccctccccccacatcgCGTGTTGGCACATCACAGCCTACGCCACAAAGCCCCACCAGTCATGGCCCACACTGAGCAGCACCCAGGCCCGCTGTGCTCACCAAAGAAATGAGGCGATACACTTCTCCCACGGCTGCTACCTATGCCAGCATGTGCCATCCTTTCTCTTTTACTGTGTCCGGGATCAGGTCACATGGGCTTTCCTCAGCTACTTatctgctattttacagttacttctaACAGTATTACATGTAAAAaatccagtagtagtaataatggatgagAGGGAAGGGTGGACTGTTCTGTTCTGCCTTAcaaagaaatgcaaaatgtaacaaTTATCTGAAGTCACTTGCAATGGAATGTACTTAATAAACCAGAAGCTAAAAGGTTCTGCTCCAAAGTTGTAAAATATCAAGTCAAACTACTTGAGAACATGGATAACAAGAGAAGTGGATATCTTGTTGTTGTCATAGTATGTGATATTACTTATATTCTCCTCCCTACAGACAATGAAAAGTGTGAGAGATGTCCCGTCCATGAATGGCCCAATGAGAACAAGACTCTATGTGTTCCCAAACTGATAGAATTTCTCTCTTACTCTGATGATGTGATATCAGTGATCATCCTATCAGGGTCCATGTTACTTCTTACATTGACGGCAGTCGTATTGGGGATCTTTATTATGTATCAAGATACCCCAATTGTGAGAGCGAATAACAAGAACCTGAGCTTtgtcctcctggtctccatcatgTTGAgcttcctctgtgtcttcttgTTCCTTGGTCGTCCTGTGGATATAACCTGCATGTTACGTCAGATCTCTGCTGGAATATTACTCTCAGTATCCATCTCTTCATTGTTGGCCAAGACCATCATGGTTTGCATTGCATTCAAAGCCACCAAGCCTGGAAGTGTGTGGAGAAGATGGACTGGGGtaaaactccctaatagtgtgctCCTGATCTGCTCCTCTGTCCAGGTTGTCCTCTGTATGAGTTGGGTGACCCTCTCTCCTCCCTTCCAGGAGCTGGACACACATTCTTataaggagaagactgtagtccAGTGTAATGAAGGGTCAGATCTTTGGTTCTACTCTGTCCTGGGTTATATGGGGATTCTGGCCGCCATTAGTTTTATTATAGCTTTCTTAGTcaggacattaccggacagttttaatgaggccaagtacatcaccttcagcatgctggtgttctgtagtgtctggatagccatgatcccggcttatctcAGCACCAAAGGCaaatacatggtggccgtggagatatttgccATCCTGACCTCTAATGCTGGACTGCTGGGCTGTATATTtatccataaatgttatattatactgCTGAAGCCTGAACTAAATACAAGAAAACATTTACTAGAACCTAAGAATACTGTGTCCCACCAGTGATCCAGGATTTTTCGAGCAGTCAAACTAAATGCATGGTGGCTGTAGAGAGGTAAAGCCAATAGTCAGTGATAGATgataccttacagtgctgatgtcatatacagtatatacattgcagGGATATCAGGCATTTCAGTGATGGCGGATGTGGAGATGGATGTGTTTAGTCATCACTGCATGATGCAAATCCATTGTATTCAGCAATACACAGCACCAAGGGCAACAAAGTTTGCAACACGGCTAGAGAGAGTTTTAGGTGTTGGAGAATATTTCATCAGATTAATCCATTACAGGATCATAGATAGGAGTGAGAATATCTGCGCTGTGTGAGTATGACTGCTGCAGCAATAGACAAGGGACAGTGACCCAAttcataattaatagagatgagcgaacagtaaaatgttcgaggttcgatattcgtttccagtagcccctcaatattcgactactcgaatcgaatatcgaaccctattatagtctatggggggaaaatgcttgtttcaggggtaggcaacattcgatcaaattatacttaccaagtccacgagtgagggtcgagctggatcctccgagaagtcttctccgtgcagtgtccccgcggcatcttacggctctgaattcactctgccaggcattggacatgcgcagtcggctctgcccagacccgatgcctggcagagtgaattcagagctggaagacgccacggggaagttgcacggagaagacttctaaaggtaggagaagaaccagcgttgattggccgactgtatagcattcggccaatcaatgctggttctccatcgaacttttccattcgaatagtgagtggtactcgatcgagtacgagtattttgaataccgtagtatttgatcgaatacctactcaatcgaatactactcgctcatctctaatagttaactAGTCAGACATCATCTCTTGTGGCCATCACATTATTCCATGCCATACTGCCACACATGTTACCACAACTACCCCCATTGCCACCACTCAGCAAGACacgtcctgtggcctggtccatcacgtTTAGATTAGGCCCACagccacaattttttctcccgTATAGCAGCCTGTAGCAAGTACAAGTTATCAAATGGGCTCATTTTCTATAAAGCCATTGCTTTTTGtagtgacgtaactaaagtcttgtgggctctggtacaatcttttgtccggggcccctacctcatccctacggcGAATTCTTGTTAGTGATGGTTACGAGTACTactgagtttaatccaccttagtgaggtcggggtaatctgtgggtcccTTGGCTTAtggtccagatggaagctgcaatctgaaTACGGatcccagtgcttatgggcccctgaGGATCCTGGGCCTTGATGCGATTGCACCTTCTTTACCTCTtcaagttatgccactggcttTTTCCAATATAACCGCCATGTATATCTAAAAAATCCCAGACAAGCGCCTTTCCCTaataaaatcattatttttggaGCGTATTAAATGGTAAGTGGGTAAAAGTTTGTGGCAGCGCATTGGATGGTTAAACTCGGAGTTGTATCCGCTGCTTACCATTTGTTCCTAAGAGCAATAAGAGTATGCTACACAATGTTTTAAGCCATATCACAAGGTCATACCACAACTTAGAATAATAAAGCAATAATAAAgtgtttattgaaaaaaaatattttattgaaataaacccCCTACAAAGTCCTGTGTAGACCCTTTTATTGAGAAAAACAAACTGTGCACGTGACATAGTCTTCAGAGCTGAAGTAGTCCAATACATTGAGTTGTATGTGTCAGAGTGCAGAGACTCCCGCTactgaaggagtccctgcattgtCTGTTACTCTGGATTAAGTTTTGACCATGAGAAACCATTTCTACAGCAGCACTAGGAGTTTTTTCCATCATCAATAAGTGTCTAAAATCACAGATCAAAAATTTTCAGAGAATTGTTGTCCAATGAAATGATAAATAACAGATATTCAATGGACATTATAGTAAGGTCCTGGCTATGTTATAGATTTTCTTAAGGAGATAGTCACCTTTTAAGGTATGTCAAGTCTCTACTGGGGATTCTATGAAAGAATATGCAAAAAAGTAATGAATATTATTCATCTTGTGCCACTTTTTTTTAGTTAGCTCCTTATACAGCAGCCTAGTGACATGATTTGGGATTAAAGTCAAACCATAATATCTTCTCTAAAAGGATGAGAAACTCATGTATGGAGCCTTCACCAGTGCAGAGCAGAGGACTGGTTTAGTTGGGTGAGAGGCCATAGACGTCATTCAAGAAGGATACTATATCTCCTTAAGGAGACTGCTCTTGCCGGCCATCTTACCAGGTGTTCAGAGTCTAACGGCCCATTCATGCTCTGCTGGGAACTCCGGGAAAGAACATCACAACACGTTTCCATTGATCACTACAGAGCTACATACCAATAATGTACATTCCCATTTGTTTTCTGGACCATCACTGATGACTGCACCAACTTTTTCCATTATATGTAAGTTTTTAGCTACTTTGACTAGACTGGGGGTGGAATCATAACTTCTGATGGTGACACTGGCCATAAAGAAGCAAGATTACTGACAAACCTTCTCACCAGTCATGAGATCTGCGTTAACTTCGTCTTAAAATGTAAACGTACTCATACTGAAAGACACTCCGAGATGATACAGAAGTCATTGGCCTGGATTATTATAACCTGTGCGACCTTTTCTTTTGTaatgtgttatttatttataaatgggAACAAGTCATGGATGGAAGGACTAAACTGTCCAAAATATCtcttcataaatgtaacagaacaaATAGAAGATGTTCTTCTACTTCCATTTTCACTTCTATATGTGTTTTCCTGTGAATTATGGTTTGATGTGTGGACTATACAAGGAGTCCATGGACTAGTGTGCGATACATGGATGCCACAATTCATATTTGCACTTTGAGTTAATATACAAGAAAGTCGTTATCTTTGTAATCTTTATGTGTTTGGATAAATGAAGCAGTGAAGAGTATACAAAGCCTGTGTAATTATTGTTTATTAATAGTATACAGAGTCTATGTACTTGCTTATATTAGGTACAACATTGctaagtctatggagatgggTTTTACCCCTGAACCACAATCACatttaatgtaaagcaccatggaattaatggtgctatataaataaataataataataataataataataataataacttaatGCAGAAttagaagttaaacatttttgcaaatataaataattaaaacctTTTGCAAAGTTTTGATTTTTCTGCAATCATCTTCGTGTTGACAGTGTTTTATCTTGATGGATGTGACGAGGAGCGCAGGTACTGTCTAGAGTCTGGAAATTGTCATCCCTTTTTCACGGCCGTCTTACATCTGAGAGGTGGCCATAttcacatttcagtgtatggaaggatccgcgaaaacaacagaaaataggacatgacctaggAGCCAAATTTATGCTGCAGGATGATGTCCCTTAAAACAACAGATGTCACACGACCAGTTTTCGCTgtaatgtgaatctagcctaacagATATAGGATGGcacgattagatagatagatagatagatagatagatagatagatagataggagatagatagatagatagatagatatatagatagataggagatagatagatagatagatagatagatagataaatagatagagatagatagatagatagatagatagatagatagatagatagataggagatagatagaacatagatagatagataggagatagatagaacatagatagatagatagatagatagatagatagatagataggagatagatagatagatagatagatagataggagatagatagatagatagatagatagatagatagataga from Leptodactylus fuscus isolate aLepFus1 chromosome 7, aLepFus1.hap2, whole genome shotgun sequence carries:
- the LOC142214413 gene encoding vomeronasal type-2 receptor 26-like codes for the protein MTLGYHIYDSCSDPRKAIKNVLQMLSGPGATVPNYSCRQNWRLAGFIGDQSSTTTLPISLLLAAYSYPVISYGATDLLLGDRNYFPHFFRTIQNDYQIFHNLCKLLKHFGWNWIGIITSSNESGERESTLLTRFLTYYQICIAFIIPNTVKTSLNTFAGYEVINTFSVKVIILCGTYHDLVFEPALGKWLHNVTMILTPSWELNIVLIEKYPEIFNGSLTLGAFSKHSRTLKHFIDGFYPLNYPEDTVLENLWMTEYHCASGKKAKDRVFENIYAISLHNCTGRERMKDTWNYQHDKIFDPVFNAVFFMVNALHLIHNTQVNRSRTDSSYRFQVRHALKHLNLFGNLIFSVYGEIEQVYQIHNHVIVNKTLFSNIVGYVSPEISDTPDMPNFYINESLIKWKTINNEIPKAQCTKSCEPGSRKVAGKSIYYCCYECIQCSEGEISNKSDNEKCERCPVHEWPNENKTLCVPKLIEFLSYSDDVISVIILSGSMLLLTLTAVVLGIFIMYQDTPIVRANNKNLSFVLLVSIMLSFLCVFLFLGRPVDITCMLRQISAGILLSVSISSLLAKTIMVCIAFKATKPGSVWRRWTGVKLPNSVLLICSSVQVVLCMSWVTLSPPFQELDTHSYKEKTVVQCNEGSDLWFYSVLGYMGILAAISFIIAFLVRTLPDSFNEAKYITFSMLVFCSVWIAMIPAYLSTKGKYMVAVEIFAILTSNAGLLGCIFIHKCYIILLKPELNTRKHLLEPKNTVSHQ